TTCTATAAATTTAAGGCTTTGGGCTAATCAAGAATggattaataataatttgaaacttttgattttAGCCTTGTAATGTGACCTTAGAACTATCATTTCTGCGGTGTTATTGCAGTTATGTGTGTTTATTCAGCATTGTTCATGAGGTTTGCATGGATGGTACAGCCACGGAATCTCCATCTTCTTGCATTGCATGCCGCGAATGAGAGTGTACAGCTCTATCAGCTCTCACGTTGGTTGAAATTTCAAGGGTGAGCATCTAATTATTGACTAATTTTAGCACACATCTCAGACTAGAATGGTTTCCAACTTTTGTTTTATCACTTGTGGTTTCAATCTAATCCCATGGTTCTGAATTCTAATAATTAGTTAAAAAGAACAATGACCGATGAGTGTTGAATTGTGCTTGGCTCATGGAAGCATGAGCTGCATTGCTCAATGGTTCTGTTCATATATTGTTGCCAGATAGATAAATGGGACTAGTTATTCCATCCCAATTTCTTGTATTCCATATAATCACCATTACATTATAATTATACCAAATGTACCTTTTACCTTTGTTTGGGCGATCCTTTCCTCCTTAacatagacaaaaaaaatactCCAGGACAAAGAATTTAAGCCATGCAACAAACTGCTATAATCCTATCTATAATATACAGAAAGCAACTTGGCCCAGGAATTCATTTCTCCCTGTTTCtactctctccttctctctcaagatcttttattttttcctcaattttattttgacaggTTTCTTGGTGACAAAAGCTTGCAGCAGAAGAACGAGGAAGCTGAAACATAGTGATTCAGAGATggttgatttatattttctttgtcGAATCTTTGAAACATAGTGATTCAGAGATGATTGCTTTATGTTTTCCTAGCTAGGCCTAATCTTTGTACATTATTTATGATATATGGACGATTTGCTTCTTTTCCCCCAAGTGGTTTTCAACTAcaatttgttttataaataaaaatgaagaaatatcaTAAAGTAGATGTTATAAGTTgcaattttattgtatttatatataaataaaaaaaacaataaaaaaactgaTTAGATTGCACTGGACAtactaaatacaacaaaaaCTATAGTCCGATGCATCATTTGTGACACAAgaccaaaaaattaatttcatattttaatttcatttaaaaaatctaGACTCTAGAATCAAATCTAATTTTGGACATCTTCGATTTGACCAAACAAAACTAGAAAATTCTCAAATTgcgcttcttcttttttggggtaAAACTCTTtggtaaatttgaaaataaataaataaataattaatggtTCCCTCATCCTTCGCCCTTCCTTTCTTCTCCCAAACTAGAAGGACTATGTGCGAGGTTAGAAGTGTCCATTgccctctcttctttttttctttttttcttttttttttaaatatagaataacTGTCCATTGTTACCATGAGGGTCAGACTTGGTAGTACTCTATTTCCTTGGGATTATACTTACAAAATAGATATTTGGCTAAAATATTGCCttcatttgtaaattttatgacAAGTTTggttttcctcactaaaatttataacttcatttttggtttttaaactttcaaaactaaatattttatatccttTCTTCTATGTCTAACAGTTTATATCTTATATTGTCTAACGGAATGCTGGTGTGGTATCTAACTTGGACCAAActatttcctttttaaaaattttagacaCAAAACATGAAATTATTGGTACATGTGAAGATAACATTACATTAGGACAATTACGCATTCTcaaatattgattttgataaagatTCTGATCCCTTAATAATTTTGCCCATTATAAGTTACCATGGATAATGGAATGGGaatatgaattttctttattaCCATCAAGAATTAAGTATATTGTCATAAAAACATTAGTCTAGTggtggatacaatttatgaataataatatatgtttgatttggcttattttggtttttttttttatatatacaattttaaaaattttcacatatttCTAAATATAGTTATACTTATATctaatttatttcttaaaaaataaccaagcaaaattttttttttaataagtttttataatttgatatttggGGTATAACaaaattgtgagaaaataaTGCTTCATTCACAAGTTACTACGTAGAATTTGCCGGATTCAATTGATAGCTCAATATAAATAGTAGGGCTGTAAACGAGTCAAACTTTATCAAGTAGTGCATATTTGAGCTTGACTCatcaataaaaatcaaatactcAAGCTTGGTTCGAGCTTGAGACAAGCCTAAAAGCAATGTTTGAACTTGAGCTCTTGAAAATACCATAAAGTTTGAGCTcagcttgattaattagtcaagccaagcttgagctcAAACTCGAGCTCAAGTCAAGCTTTTTAGCTTGGGATCCAAAACAATTGCATCATCAAATACTTATGTCACTAAAAATCAAGTAAatgaaaaacaataatatactcattttatcatgcttcTTAACCCCCATGTTTAGAAATTGctcaaattacaaatttacataattaaatccaTCCATTCATCATTCATTGTCTATAACTTGAGTAATtgttcaaaacacaatttttacaTCCACATTTGTCATGAATGCAACTATAAGCTTcacaaatctaaataaattaacattccaAAACATATATGAATAAACAAGCTATAAATTAACATTCTAAAGCATGTGTAATGTCATAATAATGAGTTTATTTAGTAAACATATGTCAAGTTATAAACGAGTCAAAACTCAGCACGTTTTTATTGAGCTATATTGTTCACGAGCTtgttcaaaaactttttttttttttttgggctttgctTGTTTATCAAACAAGTttaaaactaaggctcaagcttagtttatttataaacaaacgaACATGAACGAACTTTTTATCGAACCAAGCTCAAGTTGTTCATGAGcgacttggttcatttacaaccTTAATAGATGGTATTGTCAaggtttttgtgtttgtgatttgaAAGCTGCCTACCTCCCCATTATTTACCTAtttcacaaacaaaaaatattttttataaaattttttcttttttttaaaaaaaagccaaattttGGTCCATAGTCAGTAGTGCTTGGGCTCCATGATAGAGTGTATTTTCAGAGCCCAATAGTGCAGAGTCAGTCCGATTTAATCATCCTTGATTATATGAAGATCAACGGCATCAAGTCCTCCCAAAACAGAGAGAGAATTGCACTGGATCAGAGCTCAACCCAGTCTCTCTTTCTTTGCTCAAAccctactctctctctctctctcttcagggTTTTACAGGTcgaaaaaattttcctttccaTTTCATATATTTTGCTTTGCATTAACAAGCTATTAACTTTTCAATTTACCTAGTCTTAAACTTGAATTGAATTTTCAGGGCTGAATGATTTACCTGTGAAGAAGGAgattcaaagaaaagaaaaaaacaagggaAATGGCAAGCCAAGCAGCTAGCTCTTTCAATGGCAACGTCAAGGCAATTTTCCCTTTTTATGTTTCAAAGTTTATAGATTTCATTCATTGTTAAAAATCCTctgttaaattatttttttaaaacccgaAACTGACTTTCACAGCTTGGAGTAGGGTGTAACTGAAGCACTCCACGTGTTTGTGAAATGTACTGAACGACTTGTTTTATctgttttgggcttttatggTTTAAGTCTTGGAGTATTTGTGCTGTATTATCACTACCCATTTCTTCTTTACTGTTGAAAGTGCTGCTAGCTTGCATTTCAGAGTTCTTGAATCTTTGAATTGCCTGTTTTTGAATTGTATCAAGATAGATATATGACTTCTACTGTCTAGTAGATTATatgcatattttttaaatcatggatagtttagtagtttttttttttttttggtttgggttaTTGGGTATTTTTTGGTTGCCACAATTAAGTGGTATAGGTTTTATTAGTTAGCATTCTAGCAAGATCCATTAATAGGTAAAACCCAAGAAAAGTACACTTCTTTTTTCTCTGGTTGACATCAATTAGATTGATGATCTTAATATTTACAACATGTTATGTATTGCTTATAGTTTGGGCAGTGTAGTGTCTGAACGCAAAATATTAGCCTAATTTGGTTCTATGggcaattaaaaataaaatttaacttaTATTTTCACAAGAAATTAAATATCAAATGGCTTTACATTTATACAATAAAGTTCAACGATTGCCTTCTTGTTTTTTGTGGTTAATGGAAAGGTAATTTGGATAATAAATTATGCTCGTACAGGTtgccaaaattttcttttaagggGAATTATGATTCATTATGTTCTGAAGTTCCAATTGTGAAATCTATGTAATGGATTATAGTGGCATGCATTATGAGGTtgttaaacatattttttggtATCACCTACTGAGTGGCCTGCCTAAAGTCATCTTTATGTATTATGGGAATGCCATAGGGAATTTAGATTCGTATACATCTGTGTAAGCTCCATGTAATATGCTTTATGGTAAATGGTACTTAATCTCaataaaacatttcaaaattttcaatttatatttcATGCCCTTGAGTCTGTAACTTGCTGATTAATGTTTAACTAAGATGACAAATCAATAACAGAGCCAATGACTCAATATTCTTTCAGAAAGCACTTGCTGGGCTGAGACGCATTAACCTGGATGGTCTGCGATGGAGGGTATTTGATGCCAAAGACAAGGTTTGCATATACCATCATTTTCTCCTTATGCCActaattttggtaaattataaAGTTATAAGATCTTTATTCATTCCAGCTGGcttggatgaaaaataaaataaattttattcttcaAATTTCAATGATGCTGTTCTTTCTACTCCCTTTTGGGAAAAGATGTACCCTAGTTGATCAGTGAATTATAATGAAATGAGGCAGATTGTAGCAGCTGGCTtcttaaatgtaattttttttcaattattcaTATTTCCAATTTATCCACTTGAAGAAGTTTACAGATGATAATAGTAATGTACATTTTTCCATAGGTCCTTGGCAGATTAGCATCTCAAATATCTACTGTGATTCAAGGAAAGGATAAGCCAACGTATGCTCCAAATCGTGATGATGGGGATATGTGCATCGTGCTTAATGCAAAGGATATTTCTGTCACTGGGAGAAAACTTACAAACAAGTTTTATCGCTGGCATACTGGGCAAGTACTGCTCTTTATTCTTGGATTGTGAACTGTAGGAATGATTGGAAAGTTGGgggaatgaatgaaaataaaatgatttaagtcttgtttggtttttgtataAGTTGAGTGCACAACTTTCTCATCACAATGTAAATAAACTAATTCCAACAGTGAAGTTCAAATCTAGACATTTTGTATTTACTTGTTCAACATAGCCTAAAGAAAATGTCTAAagatttagttttaaaaaatatattaaaaagaccTGTTGATGATCAGTGTGAGAATAAAAGGTTTACTTCCCTTTAAGTGCCACTTGAAACAATGTAGACGCATTTTAAAAGTACATCTATGTAGAAAAGAGAACCATTCATGCAGCTTCTATTGCCTCCTAATATGTGCCATTTTTATGCATTTTGATGTTGACATTGAACTTGTGTGCCTTGTAGGTATGTGGGCCATCTCAAGGAAAGGAGTTTAAAGGACCAGATGGCTAAAGATCCAACAGAAGTCATCCGAAAAGCTGTATTACGCATGCTTCCAAGAAACAAACTGCGTGATGTGAGTGTTTGAATTTGAGGCTACGCCCTCTCAGATGCTTGTCTTTATCTGGCTGATTTGCATGACCTTGAATCTTTGAGCAGTCAATTAATGACATCTTCAGTTGTAGGAAATCTACACTATCATTATTCAACCTACAAGTATAACTCGCATGTGCTATGATGCCTGAAAGAGctattaaattatacaaaaacaATAAAGTAGATCATTAAtctaattcaaataaattagtaGAAGCAATTTGAAGTGCTAGTATTGAGGGGTAGAAAGTGGCTTGAAAAATTATTGGTCTCTGCATCCATAACATGTAGATCACCTTGGTTATCATCATCTATATCTCAACAAGCTTTGTGAATCCTCTAAAAATATGGTCCCCAAAAGTTTGACTATTTTGCTGTTGACCAACAAATCATTAGTTATCTTTATAGTTTTGTCTCTCAATATACTTTGTTCTCCTTTAATGTGGACACGACGCTCATTCAAGGCCAAAAGTTGTGTTGCCAGTCTCATGGATCTCAGATATGTTATATGAGTAATGGTTTAATTGATTGCGTGGCATGATTTGATTTGTCCTTGGAAAATTGAGACTACTTTTGGCAATTGAGATTATTTGCTTGTTGCTGCTTTTCGGTTATAGAGTCGGGCTAATTTGTTCTTTGGATTAGATATCACTTGGATTGTTTTGACAGGACAACAGGGAATGTAGAACAAATAAAGTCACtgctaattttaaaatgttaattcaTGCACTTTTTCTTCCATGCAACTGGTTTGTTACAAGGATCACACCATAAtttctttacataaaaaaaaataataataaaaaaaaaaagtctttctGAGTTTTACTTGGCACCTAATCTATTTCGgttttgtgtgatttttttacTAGAAGAATTAGCCTTTTGAATTAAATAATCTTACAGTTTAGCTCATTGTGGATGCAGGATAGAGATCGAAAGTTGAGGATATTTGCTGACAGTGAGCACCCCTTCGGTGACAGGCCCCTTGAACCATACATAATGCCTCCTCGAAGAGTACGTGAAATGCGTCCCCGTGCAAGGCGAGCAATGATTCGAGCTCAGAAAAAAGAGGAGCTGCAAAAACAAACCGCTAATGAGACAGTGAAAGGTAAAAGGAGAGTAGTTAAAGAAGAAGTGAAAGCATAAAGAGTAGTTGTAGTTTGTTCACCTTTCTGGGAGATGGCAATTTCTTATCGTTTATGCATCCACCATAAATGTGGGCATGGATCAGCTCTTATCTGGAAGGACAGTCGAATATGTTTGGTTTGTGAAATTCTTTTATGGTTTATCAGAATTCATATTAAATGTTTGTATTGAGGTGTCAAAACCTTGAGCAAAGGAAAACAGTGATCAATTGCCCATGATATTTTGTCTATTGAAACTTCTTTAGGCAGAGTGCAGGATCTTTCAGGCAGCGTCTAAAAAATGCATGCTCATGCCTTGAGCTTGTGCATGCTTAAAATTTGCATTTGTTTCATTTAGATAAAAGAGCTACAAGTACAAGTTGTGAAAAGAAAGACTACAAAATAAAGAGCAATGCGTAacaaaactaaattcaaaaaaaggtTCATGCCGAACGGTAATGACCGTCTGCTATTTGCTTGAGCAAGTgtccccattttttttttcttttgtttgtgtcAATTTTACAATAGTGCTCATTCATACAAAATTcatctctttttcttaataaagaTTTTCCTTAGTTCATTTATTAGTCTAGTAAATCTATACAGATAAAAGTCAACCTCAAATTTTGGAATTAAGACTTCTTCTTGttaaaaactatacaaataaaagCAAGGAATGATCATTTCTCATTAAATCTtctaatttcttttcatttttagcccAATGTGAGATTAGTggcatttatttgattttaaatgtTATGTGttgcattaaaataaaaattagtggATTTAATctatgttttaaaaaccagaccGGACCGTTCGGTCCACCCGTTGAACTGGGAATCGGAGGCCAGTCTAGTTTGAAAAAAAGGTCTAAAACCGGTGAAAACTGAGAACCAGGGGCAAATTTGGTTTTGCCTCCGGTCCGGTTGTTAAAACCATGAATTCAATAAAAGACATATAGCTCAATTGACACCTTCTATTGTTTCCAACAAAGatgtccaaaatttaaattgcaTCTATTtcattgtaattatcaaattataaaaaataaaataaaatgattcaatAGGAGAGTATCTTATCCCTATGTCATTCTTGACTTATTGTGGTTGAAAAAAATCACTTTCATTAAATCTATCACTAATATCATATTTACTATATACTAATCATAACAACCCATGTCACATATTATAATTTTCAACCTATGGGCGATGACGTTCACTTTTGGtaattactttttatcatcaggACATAATacaaattagattt
This genomic stretch from Castanea sativa cultivar Marrone di Chiusa Pesio chromosome 1, ASM4071231v1 harbors:
- the LOC142621867 gene encoding mitochondrial pyruvate carrier 1-like; translated protein: MKILQNFWNSPIGPKTTHFWGPVVGWGIPIAAMVDTNKPPELISGNLTTVMCVYSALFMRFAWMVQPRNLHLLALHAANESVQLYQLSRWLKFQGFLGDKSLQQKNEEAET
- the LOC142622676 gene encoding uncharacterized protein LOC142622676; its protein translation is MASQAASSFNGNVKKALAGLRRINLDGLRWRVFDAKDKVLGRLASQISTVIQGKDKPTYAPNRDDGDMCIVLNAKDISVTGRKLTNKFYRWHTGYVGHLKERSLKDQMAKDPTEVIRKAVLRMLPRNKLRDDRDRKLRIFADSEHPFGDRPLEPYIMPPRRVREMRPRARRAMIRAQKKEELQKQTANETVKGKRRVVKEEVKA